The Leucothrix mucor DSM 2157 DNA window ATTATTGTCCAGCAAGTACAGGACGGTGGAATGGTCATCCTCACCACGCATCAGGCAGTACCCTTGCCTGAAGAGCAAATGCAACGGCTGTCATTGGATCGTTATGCTTAAGTCATTTTTCACCGTATTAAACCGTGATATCACGCTGGCACTGCGACGCCGCACGGATATTTTCACGGTACTGTTCTTCTTTATTATCGTGGTAAGCCTGTTTCCGCTGGGCGTGGGCTTTGAGGCGGACATGTTACGCAAGATGGCACCCGGTGTGGTTTGGGTGGCGGCCTTACTGGCATCGACTCTGGCGCTGGAGCGTATGTTTGCTAATGACTATGAAGATGGCACGCTGGAACAAATGCTGCTGACACCCCAGCCACTAGGCGTGTTGGTATTTGCTAAAGTGCTGGCGCATTGGCTATTAACCGGCCTTCCATTGGTGCTGATTGCACCGCTGGCTGGACTGCAATACCATCTGCCGGCGTCGAGTATTGGTACCTTAATGCTGGTGTTGCTGTTAGGTACGCCAGTGTTGAGCATGATTGGCGCGATTGGTGCGGCCCTGACCTTAGGCTTACGAGGCGGTGGCGTGCTTATTTCGTTACTCGTACTACCCTTATATATACCAGTGTTGGTTTATGGTTCCGGCGCTGTTGCAGCAAGTATGCAAGCGGGCACACCGCTACAGCCTTATTATTTATTGTTGTCGGCATTTTTAATGTTGGCACTCGTGTTTGCACCGTGGGCTACGGCGGCAGCACTGCGAATTTCGGTGGAATAGGTTATTAGGTACCATGGCAATTAATTGGTTTAAATATTCATCTCCTGCAGCGTTTTACCCCTTAGCGGGTAAGCTGATTCCATGGTTTATGGGGGCAGCGATCGTTTTTACGTTGGGTGGTTTGTACTGGGGCTTTTTCCAGACGCCAGACGTGCTGAGTGATCAGAAGCAATATTATAGAATTATCTATGTGCACGTAGCCTCTGCTTGGATGGCGATGTGGCTATACGTGGTCATGGTCGCTTGGGCGGTGCTTGGTTTGATATTCAATACGCGAATGTCCTACATGATGGCCTCTGCAACCGCGGTTACTGGCGCAGTAATGACGGCCTTATCGCTATGGACTGGCGCATTCTGGGGACAAACCAGCTGGGGAACCTGGTGGGACTGGGACCCTCGGATGACTACA harbors:
- the ccsA gene encoding cytochrome c biogenesis protein CcsA translates to MAINWFKYSSPAAFYPLAGKLIPWFMGAAIVFTLGGLYWGFFQTPDVLSDQKQYYRIIYVHVASAWMAMWLYVVMVAWAVLGLIFNTRMSYMMASATAVTGAVMTALSLWTGAFWGQTSWGTWWDWDPRMTTQLILLFLYIGYIALQSAIEDTRRSDRASAVLAIVGLAIVPVIYYSINCPDPNECASLHQESSLKRIEPNILIAMLVTTFGFWMYCFATILMRVRNIILQRESHTSWVARLEAFK
- the ccmB gene encoding heme exporter protein CcmB, which codes for MLKSFFTVLNRDITLALRRRTDIFTVLFFFIIVVSLFPLGVGFEADMLRKMAPGVVWVAALLASTLALERMFANDYEDGTLEQMLLTPQPLGVLVFAKVLAHWLLTGLPLVLIAPLAGLQYHLPASSIGTLMLVLLLGTPVLSMIGAIGAALTLGLRGGGVLISLLVLPLYIPVLVYGSGAVAASMQAGTPLQPYYLLLSAFLMLALVFAPWATAAALRISVE